The Dehalococcoidia bacterium genome has a window encoding:
- a CDS encoding MaoC/PaaZ C-terminal domain-containing protein produces MEQKVYFEDVQEGQEVPTLTMHCDSQRLVMWAAASGDFYQIHYDKDFAQATGLPERIVHGALKHALLGRMLHEWVAPRGRVKRLAVQYRGMDMVNEDVICKGVVTKKYRQDGENIVELEVWTENPQGQKTTPGTAIVTLPSREG; encoded by the coding sequence ATGGAGCAGAAAGTGTACTTCGAGGACGTGCAGGAAGGTCAGGAGGTGCCCACCCTCACCATGCACTGCGATTCCCAGCGCTTGGTGATGTGGGCGGCAGCCTCTGGCGACTTCTACCAGATCCACTACGATAAGGACTTCGCCCAGGCGACGGGGCTTCCTGAGCGTATCGTCCATGGGGCCCTTAAGCATGCCCTTCTAGGCCGCATGCTCCACGAATGGGTCGCTCCCCGGGGGCGCGTCAAGCGGCTGGCAGTGCAGTACCGGGGGATGGACATGGTGAACGAAGACGTCATCTGTAAGGGTGTGGTCACCAAGAAGTACCGGCAGGACGGGGAGAACATCGTGGAGCTGGAGGTGTGGACGGAGAACCCGCAGGGGCAGAAGACCACCCCAGGGACAGCCATCGTTACCCTTCCTTCCCGCGAGGGATAA
- a CDS encoding SDR family oxidoreductase, with the protein MGWLDGKVAVVTGAGRGIGRAIALMMAQEGAKVVVNDPGVGPDGIGHDRGPADQVVEEIRSGGGEAVASYESVADFEAAGRIIGKAVEAFGRIDILVNNAGILRDRMVFNMTEEEWDAVIAVHLKGTFNCTRHASVLMRQQRFGRIINVSSISGLRGNSGQANYGAAKAGIAGFTRVVARDLGRYGVTCNCVAPRALTRLTAGVPVLAEAMKELKPEHIAPMVCYLASDAAWNINGQVFLVYGGTVALLHHPLPWRTIFKPGMWTYEEISRLMPVLLEGTRNPAPPPEDLEIPGRPRKQG; encoded by the coding sequence ATGGGCTGGCTGGACGGCAAGGTGGCGGTGGTCACCGGTGCCGGCCGAGGCATCGGGAGGGCCATTGCCCTCATGATGGCGCAAGAGGGGGCCAAAGTGGTGGTCAACGACCCGGGCGTGGGGCCCGACGGGATAGGCCACGATCGGGGCCCCGCTGACCAGGTGGTGGAGGAGATAAGGAGTGGTGGTGGGGAGGCGGTGGCCAGCTATGAGTCGGTGGCGGACTTTGAGGCTGCGGGGCGGATCATTGGCAAGGCGGTGGAGGCCTTTGGGCGCATTGACATCCTGGTGAACAATGCGGGCATCCTACGGGACCGGATGGTGTTCAACATGACGGAGGAGGAGTGGGATGCTGTCATCGCCGTGCATCTGAAGGGGACGTTCAACTGCACTCGGCATGCCTCTGTGCTTATGCGCCAGCAACGGTTCGGGCGCATCATCAACGTATCCTCCATATCCGGTCTGAGGGGCAACTCTGGCCAGGCCAACTACGGGGCGGCCAAGGCAGGGATCGCTGGCTTCACGCGGGTGGTGGCCCGCGACTTGGGCCGATATGGCGTTACGTGCAACTGTGTGGCACCGCGGGCCCTTACACGCCTTACCGCGGGCGTACCTGTCTTGGCGGAGGCCATGAAGGAGCTGAAGCCGGAGCACATTGCGCCCATGGTCTGCTATCTAGCTAGCGATGCCGCCTGGAACATCAACGGCCAGGTCTTCCTGGTGTACGGGGGGACGGTGGCCCTTCTGCACCATCCCCTGCCATGGCGGACCATCTTCAAGCCCGGGATGTGGACTTACGAGGAGATCTCTAGGCTCATGCCAGTGCTCCTGGAGGGGACCCGCAACCCAGCACCCCCTCCTGAGGACTTGGAGATCCCTGGGCGCCCCCGCAAGCAGGGGTAG
- the fabG gene encoding 3-oxoacyl-ACP reductase FabG, which produces MGDRLKDRVAVVTGAGRGIGRAIALALAREGAKVVVNDPGVNVDGTGFDQGPADQVVEEIRSGGGEAVASYESVADFEAAGRIIGKAVEAFGRIDILVNNAGILRDRMVFNMTEEEWDAVIAVHLKGTFNCTRHASVLMRQQRFGRIINVSSISGLRGNSGQANYGAAKAGIAGFTRVVARDLGRYGVTCNAIAPGAITRMTAGLAELRAQRGAPSEPSMPRLVEMTPEHVAPLVVYLASDEAWNINGKIFHVAGGYISLAFEELPRHQITKDGMWTIEELADLVPRFLMQDVPNPAPPPEDLEIPGRPRKAS; this is translated from the coding sequence ATGGGCGACAGGCTCAAGGATCGGGTGGCGGTAGTCACCGGTGCCGGCCGGGGCATCGGGAGGGCCATCGCACTGGCTCTGGCGCGAGAGGGTGCCAAGGTGGTGGTCAATGACCCGGGCGTGAACGTGGACGGCACCGGATTCGACCAAGGCCCCGCTGACCAGGTGGTGGAGGAGATAAGGAGTGGTGGTGGGGAGGCGGTGGCCAGCTATGAGTCGGTGGCGGACTTTGAGGCTGCGGGGCGGATCATTGGCAAGGCGGTGGAGGCCTTTGGGCGCATTGACATCCTGGTGAACAATGCGGGCATCCTACGGGACCGGATGGTGTTCAACATGACGGAGGAGGAGTGGGATGCTGTCATCGCCGTGCATCTGAAGGGGACGTTCAACTGCACTCGGCATGCCTCTGTGCTTATGCGCCAGCAACGGTTCGGGCGCATCATCAACGTATCCTCCATATCCGGTCTGAGGGGCAACTCTGGCCAGGCCAACTACGGGGCGGCCAAGGCAGGGATCGCTGGCTTCACGCGGGTGGTGGCCCGCGACTTGGGCCGATATGGGGTCACCTGCAACGCCATCGCCCCGGGGGCCATAACCCGCATGACGGCTGGGCTGGCAGAGCTGAGGGCCCAGCGGGGGGCGCCTTCTGAGCCGTCCATGCCTCGTCTGGTGGAGATGACGCCGGAGCATGTGGCGCCTCTGGTGGTCTATCTGGCCAGCGACGAGGCGTGGAACATCAATGGCAAGATCTTCCACGTGGCGGGGGGCTACATATCCCTGGCCTTCGAGGAGCTGCCCAGGCATCAGATCACCAAGGACGGCATGTGGACCATCGAGGAGCTGGCGGACCTGGTGCCCCGCTTCCTCATGCAGGATGTGCCCAACCCAGCGCCACCGCCTGAGGACCTGGAGATTCCTGGGCGTCCCCGCAAGGCCAGCTAG
- a CDS encoding GNAT family N-acetyltransferase: protein MLTPKDDVVARGRRTILRRKRMTDVVQDYAWRADEELAAYDAAPPLRMPFQDYARTWELDMRFTDAALRNLAIEDEEGRRIGNIMYYNVDRWRQEAELGISIGLREYWGRGYGSDAVETIVHHLFRATSLRRLYLHTLTWNVRAQRAFRKAGFVPCGTAFRNGHAFVVMEVHRETFAAP from the coding sequence ATGCTCACCCCCAAGGACGACGTGGTGGCCAGGGGGAGGAGGACCATCCTACGCCGTAAGCGCATGACCGATGTGGTCCAGGACTACGCCTGGCGGGCGGACGAGGAGCTAGCCGCTTACGATGCCGCGCCTCCCCTTCGCATGCCCTTCCAGGACTACGCCCGTACCTGGGAGCTGGACATGCGCTTCACCGACGCCGCCTTGCGCAACCTAGCCATCGAAGACGAGGAAGGCAGACGCATCGGCAACATCATGTACTACAACGTGGACCGCTGGCGCCAGGAGGCAGAGCTAGGCATCAGCATCGGCCTACGAGAATATTGGGGCCGAGGTTACGGCAGCGATGCCGTGGAGACCATTGTCCATCACCTCTTCCGGGCCACCTCGCTACGTCGCCTCTATCTCCACACCCTGACCTGGAACGTGCGGGCACAAAGGGCCTTCCGCAAAGCGGGATTCGTGCCCTGCGGCACCGCCTTCCGTAACGGCCACGCCTTCGTAGTGATGGAGGTGCACAGGGAGACGTTCGCCGCCCCCTAG
- a CDS encoding NUDIX hydrolase: MPIEEAVSAGGVVYRRGPQGIEVVICGRTKDGVWGLPKGTPAPGESLEETAAREVAEETGLQVRPLAKIGTIEYWFVRPQEKVRVHKRVHHYLMVPTGGSVEQHDWEYDRVEWVPIEEAIQRLTYPNEAEVVRQAQRLIEEVEGHAHPQGRRGGQGEEDHPTP; this comes from the coding sequence ATGCCCATAGAGGAGGCCGTCTCGGCAGGCGGCGTGGTATACCGCCGCGGCCCCCAAGGCATCGAGGTGGTCATATGTGGCCGCACCAAGGACGGGGTGTGGGGCCTGCCCAAGGGCACCCCCGCCCCGGGCGAATCTCTGGAGGAGACGGCAGCTAGGGAGGTGGCAGAGGAGACAGGGCTCCAGGTACGCCCTTTGGCCAAGATAGGCACCATCGAGTACTGGTTTGTGCGTCCCCAGGAGAAGGTGCGGGTCCATAAGCGCGTCCACCATTACCTGATGGTCCCCACAGGCGGCAGCGTCGAGCAGCACGACTGGGAGTACGACCGGGTGGAGTGGGTGCCTATTGAGGAAGCGATACAACGCCTTACTTATCCCAACGAGGCGGAGGTAGTGCGCCAGGCCCAGAGGCTCATCGAGGAGGTGGAGGGCCATGCTCACCCCCAAGGACGACGTGGTGGCCAGGGGGAGGAGGACCATCCTACGCCGTAA
- a CDS encoding HEAT repeat domain-containing protein: MSWQEILQSPRPPKASQLAKLSYLSEAQQEELAHIWPRVPLERRRSVVRMLYHLMEDNLDLNFHSVFLLALDDEDAEVRAVAVRGLWEYEGRDLIPKLLRLLEADPAPVVRAEAALVLGQFVLRFHMGQLHERHFRPIEEALRRVAQDPREPAEVRARALEAMGPMGELPWVREAISEALESGHYRLRIAAIHAMGRSADSRWLPILLRELQSEDPECRYEAALACGAIGHAQAVPHLAPLLEDDDMEVRQAAIAALGQIGGPEAKELLLSLRSDPSPAIREAVTAALAELGFQEDPFALGSIIDE, encoded by the coding sequence ATGTCCTGGCAAGAGATCCTGCAGAGCCCAAGGCCTCCCAAGGCCTCCCAGCTAGCTAAGCTCTCCTACCTCTCGGAGGCCCAGCAAGAGGAGCTGGCCCACATCTGGCCGCGCGTCCCCCTGGAGAGGCGGCGCTCTGTGGTACGTATGCTCTACCATCTCATGGAGGATAACCTGGACCTGAACTTCCACTCCGTGTTCCTGCTGGCCCTGGATGACGAGGACGCGGAGGTGCGGGCGGTGGCCGTGCGTGGCCTCTGGGAATACGAGGGCAGGGACCTCATCCCCAAGCTCCTGCGCCTATTGGAGGCCGACCCTGCCCCGGTGGTGCGGGCGGAGGCAGCGCTGGTCTTGGGGCAGTTCGTGCTCCGTTTCCATATGGGCCAGCTGCATGAGAGGCATTTCCGGCCCATCGAGGAGGCCCTGCGCCGGGTGGCCCAAGATCCCAGGGAGCCGGCGGAGGTGCGGGCAAGGGCCTTGGAGGCCATGGGGCCCATGGGCGAGCTCCCGTGGGTGCGGGAGGCCATCAGCGAAGCCCTGGAGAGCGGCCACTATCGCTTGCGCATCGCCGCCATCCACGCCATGGGGCGAAGCGCTGACTCCCGGTGGCTACCCATCCTCTTGCGGGAGCTTCAGAGCGAGGACCCCGAGTGTCGGTACGAGGCAGCCCTGGCCTGTGGCGCCATCGGCCACGCCCAAGCTGTGCCCCACCTAGCTCCTCTTCTGGAAGACGATGACATGGAGGTCCGCCAGGCAGCCATCGCCGCTTTGGGCCAGATCGGCGGCCCCGAGGCCAAGGAGCTGCTCCTCTCCCTGCGGTCGGATCCCTCACCGGCCATAAGGGAAGCGGTCACCGCCGCCCTGGCCGAGCTGGGGTTCCAGGAAGACCCCTTCGCCTTAGGTTCCATCATCGATGAGTAG
- a CDS encoding TldD/PmbA family protein codes for MKKDEALGRLIDLALRRGAEEADVFYSEAEEIPVLFEANRLKQVTARQIAGVALRVVADGHLGAAASSHPQGLDELVEMALESARYGPQAHLHFPPPQSYPDVPTYDPSVPSTTLEEMVRLGEGLIAAVQAEEEGLVCEASVRRTVQEVMGLNSRGGRFHYRRTVFSVGLYGTLVRGTDMLFVGDAKASCQPIGDVMDIVQEVKRQLHWARHTARVRTGELPVVFTPLGVASALVAPLTLAFSGRLVHQGQSPLAHLLGHKAYDPRLTIWDDPTLPYRPASRICDDEGIPSRRLPLVEGGRVCHFLYDLQTAGMAGAQPTGHGYRTPAGQTSIAPSCLVVEPGEGSLEEIIASLDEGLVVDQLMGAGQGNVMAGDFSGNVLLGYKIERGEVVGRVKDTVVAGNVHQLLKERVLAIGGRPRWVGGGLLVPPIAFTALSVAANP; via the coding sequence ATGAAGAAGGATGAGGCCCTAGGGAGGCTCATCGATCTGGCCCTCCGCCGCGGGGCAGAGGAGGCGGATGTTTTCTACTCAGAGGCCGAAGAGATCCCTGTCCTGTTCGAGGCCAACCGCCTGAAGCAGGTGACCGCACGGCAGATAGCGGGCGTGGCCCTGCGGGTGGTAGCTGATGGCCATTTGGGGGCTGCTGCCTCCAGTCATCCCCAGGGCCTGGACGAGCTGGTGGAGATGGCCTTGGAGTCAGCCCGGTATGGGCCCCAAGCCCACCTCCACTTCCCTCCTCCTCAGTCCTACCCGGATGTGCCCACCTATGACCCTTCTGTCCCCTCCACAACCCTAGAGGAGATGGTGCGCCTTGGGGAAGGCCTCATCGCCGCTGTGCAGGCAGAGGAGGAGGGATTGGTGTGCGAGGCTAGCGTGCGCCGTACCGTCCAGGAGGTCATGGGCCTCAACTCCCGTGGTGGCCGTTTTCACTACCGGCGAACCGTCTTCTCCGTGGGCCTATACGGGACCTTGGTGCGGGGCACCGACATGCTCTTCGTGGGCGATGCCAAGGCCTCTTGCCAGCCTATCGGAGACGTGATGGACATCGTGCAAGAGGTGAAACGCCAGCTCCACTGGGCGCGACACACAGCCCGGGTGCGCACCGGTGAGCTGCCGGTGGTCTTCACCCCTCTAGGGGTGGCCAGCGCCCTCGTGGCCCCCCTGACCTTGGCTTTCTCCGGACGTCTGGTCCACCAGGGGCAGTCCCCCCTGGCCCACCTGCTGGGCCACAAAGCTTACGACCCCCGCCTTACCATTTGGGACGACCCCACACTGCCCTACCGCCCGGCCAGCCGCATATGCGACGATGAGGGCATCCCCAGTCGCCGCCTCCCCTTAGTGGAGGGAGGGAGAGTATGCCACTTCCTCTACGACCTCCAGACCGCTGGCATGGCCGGGGCCCAACCGACGGGCCATGGCTACCGGACCCCCGCCGGCCAGACCTCCATCGCTCCTTCTTGTCTAGTGGTGGAGCCAGGGGAGGGGAGCCTGGAGGAGATCATCGCTTCTTTGGACGAAGGGCTCGTGGTGGACCAGCTCATGGGGGCCGGCCAGGGCAACGTCATGGCCGGCGATTTCTCAGGTAACGTCCTGCTGGGCTATAAAATAGAGAGGGGAGAAGTGGTGGGGCGAGTTAAGGATACAGTAGTGGCTGGCAACGTCCACCAACTCCTCAAGGAGAGGGTGTTAGCCATCGGCGGCAGGCCGCGGTGGGTAGGAGGTGGGCTGCTGGTGCCGCCCATAGCCTTCACCGCCCTCAGCGTGGCTGCCAATCCGTAA
- a CDS encoding TldD/PmbA family protein, with translation MDQDTLRELMEDSLRGWDVDYIEVRIDDTAATRIAYRGRDLEEIGRTHSFGGCVRALYRGGWGFVSFNDPSQLRRWAEMAVAQARFVGHERSLLAEIEPVVDTVPPHLVKDPRLVPLAAKKELLDEYLDIIWSTPGIASSSIFYSDSHKRVMFANSQGSFIQQERIDVTVRIAATARRDGDLQQASISLGSLGDFSLVEGLHREVRRLAQKAVELLDAPYVKPGVYPVVLDPVLAGVFCHEAFGHLSEADHIYENERLREVMVLGRPFGRPILNIVDGAALPGLRGSFKYDDEGVPAQKTYLIREGVLVGRLHSRETAAKMGEQPTGNARAIDYRFPPIVRMTNTYIEPGEATLEELLADIKEGVYACNWYGGTTSMEMFTFSAGEAYMIRHGRIAEPLRPVKLSGNVFETLMNIDAVAKDLAFNQGGGCGKGGQMPLPVSNGSPHIRITRCVVSER, from the coding sequence ATGGACCAAGACACCCTTCGCGAGCTGATGGAGGACTCCCTACGGGGGTGGGATGTAGACTACATAGAAGTGCGCATCGATGACACTGCCGCCACCCGCATCGCCTACCGGGGGCGCGATCTGGAGGAGATAGGGCGAACCCACAGTTTCGGCGGCTGTGTGCGGGCCCTCTACCGCGGCGGCTGGGGCTTCGTCAGCTTCAACGATCCCTCGCAGCTACGGCGGTGGGCGGAGATGGCTGTGGCCCAGGCCCGTTTCGTGGGCCACGAGCGCAGCCTCCTGGCGGAGATAGAGCCGGTGGTGGACACCGTTCCCCCCCACCTGGTCAAGGACCCCCGCCTCGTGCCCTTGGCGGCCAAAAAGGAGCTTCTCGACGAGTATCTGGACATCATATGGTCCACCCCGGGCATCGCCTCCTCCTCCATCTTCTACTCCGATTCCCACAAGCGGGTCATGTTCGCCAACTCCCAGGGCTCCTTCATCCAGCAAGAGCGCATCGATGTCACCGTGCGCATCGCCGCCACTGCCCGCCGCGACGGCGACCTCCAGCAGGCCAGCATCAGCCTGGGCTCCCTAGGCGATTTCTCACTGGTGGAGGGGCTACACCGGGAGGTGCGCCGCCTGGCCCAAAAGGCGGTGGAGCTTCTCGACGCCCCCTACGTCAAGCCAGGCGTCTACCCAGTGGTGCTGGACCCGGTGCTGGCGGGGGTCTTCTGCCACGAGGCCTTCGGCCACCTCTCGGAGGCCGACCACATATATGAGAACGAGCGCCTGCGAGAGGTGATGGTCCTGGGCCGTCCCTTCGGCCGCCCCATCCTGAACATCGTGGATGGGGCCGCCCTGCCCGGTCTCAGGGGTAGCTTCAAGTACGACGATGAGGGGGTGCCAGCCCAGAAGACCTACCTCATTCGCGAAGGGGTCCTGGTGGGGCGTCTCCACTCCCGGGAGACGGCGGCCAAGATGGGGGAGCAGCCCACTGGCAACGCCCGCGCCATTGACTACCGCTTCCCACCCATCGTCCGTATGACCAACACCTACATCGAGCCCGGAGAGGCCACCTTGGAGGAGCTCCTGGCCGATATCAAAGAGGGTGTCTACGCCTGCAACTGGTATGGCGGCACCACCAGTATGGAGATGTTCACCTTCTCGGCTGGGGAGGCCTACATGATCCGTCACGGACGCATCGCCGAGCCCTTGCGTCCCGTCAAGCTCAGTGGTAACGTCTTCGAGACTCTCATGAACATAGACGCCGTGGCCAAGGACCTGGCCTTCAACCAAGGCGGTGGCTGTGGCAAGGGGGGGCAGATGCCCCTGCCGGTGTCCAACGGCTCCCCCCATATCCGCATCACCCGGTGCGTGGTAAGCGAGAGGTAG